In Burkholderia gladioli, a genomic segment contains:
- the glnA gene encoding type I glutamate--ammonia ligase, whose protein sequence is MSKTVADVMQLVKDEDVKFVDFRFTDTRGKEQHVSVPVSAFDEDKFESGHAFDGSSIAGWKGIEASDMLLMPDPAAAFVDPFYEESTLVLTCDVVEPADGKGYERDPRSLAKRAEAYLKSTGIGDTAFFGPEPEFFIFDSVQWNTDMSGTFVKINSEEAPWSSGKDFEGGNTGHRPGTKGGYFPVAPVDTFQDIRSEMCLLLEQIGIPVEVHHHEVAGQGQNEIGTKFSTLVERADWTQWLKYIVHNVAHSYGKTATFMPKPVVGDNGSGMHVHQSIWKDGQNLFAGNGYAGLSETALFYIGGIIKHARALNAITNPTTNSYKRLVPHFEAPVKLAYSARNRSASIRIPHVSNPKGRRIETRFPDPMANPYLCFSALLMAGLDGIQNKIHPGEAADKNLYDLPPEEDAKIPTVCAGLDQALEALDKDREFLTRGGVFTDAMIDAYLGLKEQELAKFRMTTHPVEFEMYYSL, encoded by the coding sequence ATGAGTAAAACCGTCGCCGACGTCATGCAGCTCGTGAAGGACGAGGACGTCAAGTTTGTCGATTTCCGCTTCACGGACACGCGCGGCAAGGAACAGCACGTGTCGGTGCCGGTGTCGGCTTTCGACGAAGACAAGTTCGAAAGCGGCCATGCATTCGACGGCTCGTCGATCGCGGGCTGGAAGGGGATCGAAGCGTCGGACATGCTGCTCATGCCGGATCCGGCCGCTGCCTTCGTCGACCCGTTCTACGAGGAGTCGACCCTGGTGCTGACCTGCGACGTGGTCGAGCCGGCCGACGGCAAGGGCTATGAGCGCGACCCGCGCTCGCTGGCCAAGCGCGCCGAAGCCTACCTGAAGAGTACGGGCATCGGTGACACGGCCTTCTTCGGTCCGGAGCCGGAATTCTTCATTTTCGACTCGGTCCAGTGGAACACGGACATGTCGGGCACCTTCGTGAAGATCAACTCCGAGGAAGCCCCGTGGTCGTCGGGCAAGGACTTCGAAGGCGGCAACACGGGCCACCGCCCGGGCACCAAGGGCGGCTACTTCCCGGTCGCGCCGGTCGACACGTTCCAGGACATCCGTTCGGAAATGTGCCTGCTGCTCGAGCAGATCGGCATCCCGGTCGAAGTGCACCACCACGAAGTGGCGGGCCAGGGCCAGAACGAAATCGGCACGAAGTTCTCGACCCTGGTCGAGCGCGCCGACTGGACGCAATGGCTGAAGTACATCGTCCACAACGTCGCGCATTCCTACGGCAAGACGGCGACCTTCATGCCGAAGCCGGTGGTCGGCGACAACGGCTCGGGCATGCACGTGCACCAGTCGATCTGGAAGGACGGCCAGAACCTGTTCGCGGGCAACGGCTACGCCGGCCTGTCGGAAACGGCGCTGTTCTACATCGGCGGCATCATCAAGCACGCCCGTGCGCTGAACGCGATCACCAACCCGACGACGAACTCGTACAAGCGTCTGGTCCCGCACTTCGAGGCACCGGTCAAGCTGGCCTACTCGGCACGCAACCGCTCGGCATCGATCCGCATTCCGCACGTGTCGAACCCGAAGGGCCGTCGTATCGAGACGCGCTTCCCGGATCCGATGGCGAACCCGTACCTGTGCTTCTCGGCCCTGCTGATGGCGGGTCTGGACGGTATCCAGAACAAGATCCATCCGGGCGAGGCCGCCGACAAGAACCTGTACGACCTGCCGCCGGAAGAGGATGCAAAGATCCCGACCGTCTGCGCGGGCCTGGACCAGGCGCTCGAGGCACTCGACAAGGATCGCGAGTTCCTGACGCGCGGCGGCGTGTTCACCGATGCGATGATCGACGCGTACCTGGGCCTGAAGGAACAGGAACTCGCGAAGTTCCGCATGACCACGCACCCGGTCGAGTTCGAGATGTACTACTCGCTGTAA
- the glnL gene encoding nitrogen regulation protein NR(II) yields MVLKNLIKARAGQPERLSDDERLLRSGLLNGLEALPTVVLVLDRRTLRIAFANPSAEAMLDISRRQLAQMPWSDLFPNSTELATTITAIGEGRFQATHLDTVLERPGREALHVHAIVGFLEGAPDYVLVELFENERQSRTDREERIHDLTAVNKHLIRNLAHEIKNPLGGIRGAAQLLEFELSERERGELREYTQVIIKESDRLQTLVDRLLEPHRHPHIVGDVNVHEVCERVRAVMLAEFPRGLTIERDYDVSVPDLRGDKEQLIQALLNIVRNAAQALRERIAQGDARIELRTRVARKITIGKKLFKLALDLHVIDNGPGIPEDIRDRIFYPLVSGREDGSGLGLTLAQTFVQQHDGTIEVESRPGRTEFQILLPLDH; encoded by the coding sequence ATGGTTCTGAAGAATCTGATCAAGGCCAGGGCAGGGCAGCCGGAGCGGCTGTCGGACGACGAGAGGCTGCTGCGCTCGGGGCTGCTGAACGGGCTCGAGGCGCTGCCCACGGTGGTGCTGGTGCTCGATCGCCGCACGCTGCGGATCGCCTTCGCGAACCCGTCGGCCGAGGCGATGCTCGACATCTCGCGCCGCCAGCTCGCGCAGATGCCCTGGAGCGACCTGTTCCCCAACTCGACCGAGCTGGCGACCACCATCACCGCGATCGGCGAGGGCCGTTTCCAGGCCACCCATCTCGACACCGTGCTGGAGCGGCCGGGCCGCGAGGCGCTGCACGTGCATGCGATCGTCGGTTTCCTGGAGGGCGCGCCCGACTACGTGCTGGTCGAGCTGTTCGAGAACGAGCGGCAGTCGCGCACCGACCGCGAGGAGCGGATCCACGACCTGACCGCGGTCAACAAGCACCTGATCCGCAATCTCGCGCACGAGATCAAGAATCCGCTCGGCGGCATCCGTGGCGCGGCGCAACTGCTCGAGTTCGAGCTGTCCGAGCGCGAGCGCGGCGAGCTGCGCGAGTACACGCAGGTGATCATCAAGGAATCCGACCGGCTGCAGACGCTGGTCGACCGGCTGCTGGAGCCGCACCGGCATCCGCACATCGTCGGCGACGTCAACGTGCACGAGGTTTGCGAACGCGTGCGCGCCGTGATGCTGGCCGAATTCCCGCGCGGGCTGACCATCGAGCGCGACTACGACGTCAGCGTGCCCGACCTGCGCGGCGACAAGGAGCAGCTGATCCAGGCGCTGCTCAACATCGTGCGCAACGCCGCCCAGGCGCTGCGCGAACGTATCGCCCAGGGCGATGCGCGCATCGAATTGCGCACCCGCGTGGCGCGCAAGATCACGATCGGCAAGAAACTGTTCAAGCTGGCACTGGACTTGCACGTGATCGACAACGGCCCCGGCATTCCCGAGGACATCCGCGACCGGATCTTCTATCCGCTGGTGTCGGGGCGAGAGGACGGCAGCGGCCTCGGCCTTACGCTCGCGCAGACCTTCGTGCAGCAGCACGATGGAACGATCGAGGTGGAAAGCCGGCCGGGGCGTACCGAATTTCAGATTTTGCTGCCGCTCGATCATTGA